DNA sequence from the Vibrio ishigakensis genome:
ACCTGAATCATAAACAGAATTGAGGTTAGACCTAAAGTTTCCTTTCTGTATTCCCGCGTTCTATTTGCACACAATAGCACCGCTTTTAATCACTAAGGCGGTGTCAGATGCAAAAAATTCCCTACATATGTGCCCTTATCTGTGTGCTGGTTTCAGGCTCACTTCAAGCCCATGGTTTGGTCTATGACCAAGGGCAGTACGATGCAAACCAGTTCAATGAAGACATGATCTATTGTGAAGGTCTTGCTCATCAGCTCCCTCAAGAAGAGGCGCCTGGTCTTGTTGAAGAAACTGCCAAGCGTGGAGCGCGTGGTGCAGCAGCAGGTGCAGTAGCCGGCAGTGTATCAGGAAACTCTGGCAGTGACGCCGCCAAAACCGGTGCTGCTGTTGGTATGACCCTTGGTGTTCTTGGCAATAGAGGCAACCGTAAAGCAGCTGAAGCAAGTAACCAACAGGCGTACACCGACCTAGTTCGTAACTGTATGTCTGGTCGTGGCTATATGGCACTTAATTAAGCGAGGTAACAGAATGAATGCTCAAACTATTAAACGTGCGGTAATTGCTACTTCATTTGTGGGCTTTTTTATGACCATAGGAGTCCAAAAAGCGATGGCAGGCCCTGTGCATGATTTAGGCCACTTGACTGATCATGAAATGTCGGGTGAAGCGACTCAAATGGTCACCGTCGACGGGGTTGAATACCAAGCAACAGAGTCCTTTATGCAGAAATCTGAGGTGAGTGAGACCGAAGAGGGCGTGAAGGTGATAAGAACCACAGTTGAAACTATAGAGCTAAAAGAGGTTCAGTAAGACTAAGACGAGCAGCTCAAACAGATATTAACGCCGCCATCTCTAGCAGGTTTAGACCAATGCGAAGGTACTTGATGGCTCACAAAAGGATTAGCGAGTACCTTCATCCAGCGGTCTACAATCTCAAATCGACCCGACTCCACCTCATCAATAACCTCTTGTGCTAGGTGAGTTCTAAGAATGTACTTAGGGTTTACTGCGCACATGGCCGTGATGCGCGCTCTCTCATTCGGATAATCCAATTCCAATCTATGTTGATACTGCTTCATCCACTCTTGCCATTCAGGGTTTTGAAAGCTGGGTTCGGTAAACCATTCTCGGTAGGTCAATTCTGATAATCGCCTGTAGCTATGGTTATAGTCGAGCTTGAGTTTTTCCATAAGAGCTAACACATGATTAAGTTCGTCACTGTCGCCTTCTTTACTAGATATTAAGCCAAAGCGCTCTCTCATCAGCCCTGTATACTGAGCTTGAACTTCATCTACATAGCTTGCCAGTACGACTTCAATATCGTCTTTCTCTAACACAGAGGATAGGGCGTATCCCAATGCAGATAGATTCCAGTGCGCAATTCCAGGTTGCCTGTTAAAAGCATATCGACCCTCATAGTCTGTGTGATTACCCACAAAGTTTGGTTGATACTGTTCGATGAAGGCATACGGGCCGTAGTCGAAAGTTTGCCCAAGAATGCTCATGTTGTCCGTGTTCATCACCCCATGATAAAAGCCATACGCCTGCCAACCTGCGATCATCTTAGCCGTGCGCTTTACTACTTCTGACAAGAACAGCTTAAATCTATCTTTACGTCCTTTAAGTTTAGGAAAATGCCAATTGATAACATGGTCCATAAGAGGCTGAATCAGGTGTTGTTGCCCACTATAAAAAAGATATTCAAAATGACCGAAGCGGATATGGGTTGGAGCGATTCTTAATAGGGTTGCAGCGCGCTCCAGTTCTTCTCTGCGCACAGGTGTTTGAGAGCCCACAAGTGCAAGGGCTTGGGTGGTTTCTATGCCTAGGCCAGTCATGGCCGCACTAATCAAATATTCTCTGACAGATGAGCGGATAACTGCTCTGCCATCACCCATTCGAGAATATGGCGTTTGTCCGCTTCCTTTTAGATGCATGTCCCACTTTTGCGTAGAATCATCAACGAACTCTGCCAGAAGTAGGCCCCGTCCATCACCCAGGTCTGGATTGTATTGACCGAATTGATGCCCAGTGTATTTCATCGCCAATGGCTTCCACTGGGGAAGTGTGCGTTTGCCAGACAAGAGTTGAGCTAGTTGTTCTTCTTCTCCTAGGTCTACTCCCAATCGCATAGCTAGGTCGCTGTTGGCATGGATGAGATAAGGGGCGGTGATAGGAGTCGGGTTAACAAAGGAAGAGAGCGCAGGCCCCAACTCGGCATAACTGTGACAATAGTTAAGCTTGTGTAAGGGCTTCATTTTTTCGCTCCATTAAACCTGTGACAGGGTCACTAGCTGCTTGGTGTATTCTTGCTTTGGATTGGTAAACAGCTGTTCTGTTTCTCCAAATTCAACCACTTCACCTGCTTTAAGTACCATGGTTTGATGGCACAGGCTCCGCACTACATTTAGGTCGTGGCTGATAAACAGGTAGGTAAGATGATATTTTTGCTGAAGGCGTTTGAGTAAGTCTAACACCTGTGCCTGTACCGTACGGTCAAGGGAAGAAGTAGGCTCGTCCAACAAAATGAATTCTGGCTTAAGGATCAAAGCGCGTGCGATAGCGATACGTTGACGTTGCCCACCGGAAAACTCGTTTGGATACCTGTGTCGCGTTTCTGGGTCGAGTTCTACCTCATTCATAGCTTGGCAAATCTGCGAATCTATTTCTTGCTCACTCAGCTCTTGATGCACCCTCAAGCCTTCACCAATGATCTGAGCAACAGACATTCTAGGGTTCAAAGCGGAGAAGGGGTCTTGGAATACCACCTGCATTCTGGAGCGCAGTGGCAGCATCTTCTTTCTGTCAAAGTCTGTAATGCCTTGGCCGTCAAACTCAATATCTCCCTCACTGTGCACCAGTTTAAGAACCGCCATACCTGTAGTGGATTTACCGGACCCACTTTCACCCACTAGACCTAGCGAATGACCTCTTTTAAGGTCAAAGTTAACCCCAGTTACCGCTTTAACATGGTCGACCACGCGCTTGAAGATTCCGCCGTGGATAGGGAACCACACCTTGAGATTTTGCGTGTGGACTAGGGTAGGGTTGCTCTCTGGCACCTCTACAGGTGAGCCCGATGGGTCAGCCTCGATCAGCATCTTAGTATAAGGATGCTTGGGTGAGTGAAATACCTCTTGGCAATCACCAGTTTCAACCAGTTTACCTTCTTTCATTACCGCGACGCGATTGGCTATGCGCCTGACAATGCTGAGGTCATGGGTAATGAACAGCATGGCCATATGCAGTTCTTGTTGAAGCTCTTTTAGCAGATCCAAGATTTGCGCCTGAACCGATACATCTAGGGCAGTAGTAGGCTCGTCGGCAATAAGAAGTTCTGGCTCGTTGATCAGTGCAAGCGCTATCATTACTCGCTGACGCTCACCGCCTGAGAGTTCATGAGGGTAAGCGTTAATCTTCTGTTCTGGGTTACGAATGCCGACCTTATTTAACCAGGTCAGCGCAAGATCCTTGGCTTTATTTGCTCGAACACCTCGGTGTATCTCAACAGTCTCGACAAGTTGTCGGCCTATCTTGTGCAGCGGATTAAGAGAAACCATAGGCTCTTGGAAGATCATGCCTATGCGACCACCGCGCACGCCGCGCATTCTTCGTTCTGATAGGGTTAGAAGTTCATCGCCATCAAAATGAATAGACCCTGTCTCATACACAGCGCTTGCTTTAGGCAACAGCCTCAAGATGGAGTTAGCCGTTACAGATTTGCCAGAGCCACTTTCGCCTACCAGTGCTAGGGTCTCACCTTTGTGTACCGAAAGGCTCACATCATGGGTAACCCTTCTAGGGTTCTTTTTACCCCCGAAAGCGACGGATAGATTTTTGATCTCTATTAAGGGTGCTGTCATTCCTATTCCTTTGACAAACATCAAACACTAACAAAATCAGTGACTTGAATTTAATCGATTATGAGTGCTAAATCACGCTCAGATAAATGTATAAAAAACCAACTGTGCGATTGCTCTCATTTCTCAAATATTTTGTATCTTCTTCAACTATTTTTGGGTAAAGTTCAATTGTAGTATTAAATTACAAGGGCGGTGGCGTAATGATTTTCCCCCAATCAGCCGCCCCTTACCATCTAGCATTAGGAGGCGATAATGCCAAAGGACATCTATAAATCTGCTTATAGCCTTGTAAAAGAGGCTGAACTTCACCTTCAACTGGCTCAAAAATGCTTGAGCTCACTAGATGCGACTGTAAATGATGTGGTAAGCCAAGCAACATCGGCTATCGACAACATCTCAGGACAGAATGCAACTAGCTTGTCAGCGACTACCTCTTTAGCAAACGAACTAAAGCAATCGATTGAGGCGCTGAAATTAGAGCAAGTTAACGGCTAATTTCCCCTAAAATCTCTATTTTTGAAGAGGCGTCTAGCGCCTCTTTTTTTATCCCTGTGCGTGTGGGTCAAACGCATCACGCACCGCTTCACCGATAAATACAAGTAAGCTAAGCATCACGGACAACACTACGAACGCCGAGAAACCAAGCCAAGGTGCTTGCAGGTTCGCCTTACCCTGGGCCAAAAGCTCGCCCAATGATGGAGAGCCACTTGGCAAACCAAAACCAAGGAAGTCCAAAGAGGTCAGTGTGGTCACCGAGCCCGATAGAATAAACGGCAGCATGGTCAAGGTTGCAACCATGGCGTTAGGTAACATATGTCTGCCAATGATACGACTGTCACTCACCCCAAGCGCGTGGGCAGCTTTTACATAATCAAAGTTACGGCAGCGCAAGAATTCAGCGCGCACCACACCAACCAATCCCATCCAGCTAAATAGCACCATGATGCCAAGAAGCCACCAGAAATTGGGTTCGACAAAACTGGATAAAATGATCAGAAGGAACAGGGTAGGCATGCCGGACCACACCTCGATAAAGCGCTGACCAATAAGGTCTAATTTGCCACCATAGTAGCCTTGGGTTGCACCCACGATAACGCCAATGATGCTACTAATAATGGTAAGCACAAAGCCAAACAGTACTGATATTCGAAAGCCATAGATGATTCGACCAAGAACGTCTCGGCCTCTGTCATCCGTACCTAGCCAGTTTGTGTTGTCTGGAGCCGAAGGCGCAGGGCCCGGCAGGTTGTAGTTGATGGTGTCATAGCTAAAGCGAATTACTGGCCAAATCATGTAGCCCTTTTCTTCGATAAGCTCCTGAACATAAGGGTCGGTGTAGTCTGCCTCTGCCGCAAACTCGCCACCAAACTCCATTTCAGAATATTGCTTAGCAACAGGAAAGTACCAATCACCATCAAAGTTGACAAATAGTGGCTTGTCGTTTGCGACTAGCTCGGCAAATAAGCTGATGATAAAGAGCACTAAGAAGATCCACAGTGACCAAAAACCGCGTCGGTTTGCTTTAAAGCGCTGAATGCGCATCTGCATCATTGGGGTCATTATCGTGCCTCGAAGTCAATGCGTGGATCGATCCACGAGTAGGTGAGATCTGAGATGATGCTTAGGATGAGTCCAAGAAGCGTCATGATATAAAGAGAGCTAAACACGACAGGGTAATCTCGCTGTATGGTTGACTCAAAGCCAAGCAAACCTATGCCTTCTAGCGAGAACATCACCTCAATCAACATAGAACCAGTAAAGAATATAGAGATAAAGGCGCTTGGGAATCCGGCAATGATGATCAGCATGGCATTGCGGAACACGTGTTTATACAAGATGGAACGATCGTCTAAACCCTTCGCCCTTGCGGTAACCACATACTGCTTATTGATCTCATCGAGGAATGAGTTTTTAGTCAGCATGGTTAGGGTGGCGAATCCGCCGATCACCATGGCGCAGGTTGGTAGGGCGAGATGCCAGAAATAGTCACCGATTTTTTGATACCAGGTCAGTTCATCGAAGTTGCCGGAGACCAAACCGCGCAGAGGGAACCAGTCGAAATAGTTGCCACTGGCAAACAGTATGATAAGCACGATAGCAAACAGGAAGCCGGGAATGGCATATCCCACTATCACCAGAGCACTACTCCAGATATCAAACCTCGACCCATGATGTATCGCCTTTACAATGCCAAGGGGGATGGATATCAGATAAATGATGAGCGTACTCCATAACCCTAGGGAGATAGAGACAGGAAGTCTTTCTACTATGAGGTCGATTACATTGCCATCTTTAAACAGGCTCTCACCAAAATTAAAGGTGATGTAGTTGCCAAGCATTTCGAAGTATCGAACGTGCATAGGCTTATCGAAACCAAACTGCTTTTTGATCTCTTCGATGACTTCAGGGTCCATACCACGAGAGCCGCGATAGCCAGTGCTAGATGGCTCGCTATCACCGCCGCCAAGTTCTACTTCCTGACCACCACCGGTGAAGCGTTCCATCACGCCTGAATCCAGCCCCTGCATCTGAGCGATGGCTTGTTCAACCGGACCGCCAGGGGCAATCTGGATGACAAAGAAGTTGATGGTAATGATGGCCCACAGGGTAGGAATAACTAGTAGCAGGCGTCGAATAATATAGGCTGACATAGGCTCTAAAATGCTTCTCTCAAGAGTGTCAGCCCCGCAACGGCGGGGCAGTTATCAGTATGTAATTAGCGACGTTTCGCAGGTAGCTTTTTCGCTTTCTCTGTGTCGATCCACCAAGTATCGACGCCTAGGTCAAACTCAGGGCGAGTCTCTGGTCTAGCGAATTTATCCCAAGTCGCCACGCGGAACATGCTGCTGTGCCATGCAGGAATTGCGAAGAAGTTCCATGTCAGTACCCGGTCAAACGCAGGCCCTAATGCCTTGAGGAGCTCTGGGTCTTGCTGATGCTCATCGATCTGCTCGGTTAGATAATCGATAGCTTTGTCGCGCACACCCGCTTGGTTGTAGGTGCTGTCGATATAGTTGCTGTTCCAAACGATCTTAAGGTTCGGACTAGGGTAAGCATTGGCTGAATAAGAGCGGAACACCATATCGTAGTCACGTTCGTGCCAGCGTTTAAGATACTGGGTCGTATCTACGGTGCGGATCTTCATATCGATTCCCATGCGGCTCAGATTTTTCTTTAGTGGCTCGGCGATACGTTCTGTGGTCGGGCTGAATACCAAAAGCTCAAACTCAAATGGTTTGCCGTCCTTAGTAAGCTTACCGTTTTGGGTTTCCCAACCTGCTTCTTTAAGAATGCCAAGGGCGGTACGCATTTGTGAGCGGATACGACCTGAACCATCTGACTTTGGTGGCTGATAGGCTTCACCAAATGCTCGCTCTGGAATCTGGCCTTTTAATGGCTCCAGTATCTTAAGCTCCGCCTCGCTTGGCATGCCTTTGGCTTGATATTCTGTGTTCTGGAAGTAACTGCTGGTGCGTTGATACTGCTGGTAGAACATGTTGCGGTTCATCCATTCGAAATCCAACGCGTAGGTGAGTGCTTCACGTACCCTAATGTCTTTAAAAATCTCACTTTCAGTATTGAAGATGAAGCCCTGCATGCTTTGCGGGATCTCATGAGGGATCTCTTCTTTCAGGATATAGCCTTTATCAAAGTTGGTGCCGGTGTAGGCGGTTGCCCAGAACTTGGCCGTGCCTTCTTCGCGAAGGTCATATTCGCCTGCCTTGAACGCCTCGAGCATAACCGTATCGTCGCGATAGTAATCATAGGTGATGGTATCGAAGTTATTACGGCCTATGTTTACTGGCAGGTTTTCCGCCCAGTAATCTTTGTTGCGGGTATAGGTGATGCTTTGTCCCGCCTTAAAGGAAGAAATTTGATACGCACCGCTACCCACAGGTGGTTGTGATAAGGGTTGGCTTAGGTCTTTGTCTTTCCAGAAATGCTCGGGAAGGACTGCCATACCTTGAACTAATGCAAACAGCACGTCTTTGTCAGGCTTAGCCATATCGATACGTACGGTTTTATCATTCAGGGCTTTCACCGACTTGATGTCTTTGAAGTAGGTGCGGTACTGAGGCACGCCTTGGTCGAGGAATTTCTGGAAGGTGAACTCTACATCTTTTGCAGTAATGGCCACGCCGTCTGAGAATTTGGCCTTTGGATTGATGTCCACTTCCATCCAAGAATAGTCGTCAGGATAGCGAACCTTTTCTGCGATAAGGGCATAAGAGGTGTTCATCTCATCACTAGGAGAGAACATCAGCGTATCGTAGATTTCACCTGTACGAGCACCTGGTTTGCCGCGAGAACCATAACGGTTGAAGCTATCAAAGGTACCGATAGCGCCATAGGTCACGCTACCGCCTTTAGGGGCGTTAGGGTTTACATAGTCCAGATGTTCAAAGCCATTGGGGTGTTTGGCCTCACCAAAGCCGACAAGGTAGGTGGCTTCGGTTACCTCGGCGCACGCCCATGATGAGAAGATCATAGCGGACGCCAGCAAAGTCCTTTTTAGCATTTTACTCTCCATTCCCTAAAACAGCTTGTACTCTGTCTATCAAAGTCGTTGATCAAATTACGTGGAATTAAATCCCATCTTATCGAATTTGTGTGTAACTGTTTGAGTATAGACAAATTTTTGTGTGCTGAGTTTCGAGTTTTTTTCGAGAAGAGTAAGCAAATGTCTTGATTGATGAATTTATAAACAGAACGGTTATCTGTCGCATGGGTTGCGTTAAATAGAGATCTTTTTTACTTATTGTTATAAAGTAAATGCACCTTTAAGGGAGGAGCGAATGAGACAAGCAAATTCTATCTCTAAAATCCTACAGGGCGAGCTACTGACTGAGTTTAAAACGGTGAGTGCCATGATAGAGATCTACTGCCGACATCATCACGGAATGATCAAGGGTCTGTGCCCTGAGTGCTGTGAACTGAAAGAGTATGCTGAGACTAAACTAGACAGATGTGTGTTTGGTCAGGAGAAGCCTACCTGTAATACCTGCCCGGTACACTGCTATAAACCTGAGCCAAAAGAGCAGATGCGAGCGGTAATGCGATTTAGCGGACCTAGAATGCTGCTTAAGCATCCTTTATTAGCTATTCGGCACCTGCGCCACGAAAAGCGACAGGTACCTGAATTGCCTAAGCAGAACGTCTCAAATCGTTATCTGAGACGCCAAAAAACGACTATTAACTAGCCTTTGCTGAACCGGCACGTTGCGGGCGGCGCTTAGGCTTAGAGCTAGGTTTGTTGCTGCTCGGTTTCTTACTGTTGTTGCTTTGACCACCGCCTGGTTTAGTAGAATGGCGTTTGTTCTTATTTGCAGGTTTATGCCCTGACGCATTTTCACCGGAACGCTGGCCATCTTTATGACCCACCTTAGGCTTCTTAGGTTTTTTCGGCTTCTTAGGTTTGATAGGTCGGGTATCCAGTTTTGATTCCGGCACTGGATTTACTGGTTTATGGCCTTCCATTTCGTGTCTATCAAGAACCTTACCAATCAAGCGCTCGATAGCAAACAGCTCTTTTGCCTCATCTGAGCACACAAGAGAGTAGGCTTTACCCGTTTCTCCCGCGCGACCTGTACGACCAATGCGGTGTACATAGTCTTCTGAGACATGTGGCAGGTCGAAGTTAACCACTTGCGGTAATTGAGGTATGTCTAGACCACGGGCAGCAATATCGGTTGCCACTAGCACGCGAATCTTACCGCTTTTGAACTCTTCCAACGCCTTAGTACGAGCACCTTGGCTTTTATTACCGTGGATTGGCAAAGCTGTGATCTTTTGTCCTTCCAAAAAGCGAGCCAGTCGGTTTGCGCCATGCTTAGTCTTACTAAACACCAACACCTGCTGCCAATCCCCTTGGGTGATTAGCTTGGCTAGGATCGCAGACTTTTGCTTCTTGTCAGAAACATAGATGCTTTGCTCAACAAGCTTAGTGGTTGAGTTTGGCGGGTTTACCGAGATCTCAACAGGGTTGTTTACCAAGTCTCTTGCCAACTCGCGAATTTCAGGAGAGAAGGTGGCAGAGAAAAGCAGGTTTTGTCTCTCTTCAGGCAGTAGCGCTAAAACTTTCTTGATGTCACGAATGAAGCCCATGTCCAACATACGGTCGGCTTCATCAAGAACCAATACTTCAAGTTGGTCAAACTTAACTGCGTTTTGGTTGTATAGATCAAGAAGACGACCAGGTGTTGCCACCAATACATCGCAGCCACGGCGCAATTTCATCATTTGAGGATTGATCTTTACGCCACCGAATACCACGTTGGAAGTGGTTTGTAGGTGGATACCGTATTTCTCAACGCTGTCGTGAACCTGAGCCGCAAGCTCGCGCGTTGGAGTTAATACCAGCGCTCGTACGTGATTGCTCTTTGGTCTTGGACCCGTACTTAACCTTTCTAGTAGTGGCAGAGTGAAACCTGCCGTTTTGCCTGTGCCGGTTTGTGCCGCCGCCATAACGTCTTTACCGTCGATAATCGCAGGGATGGCTTTCTCCTGAATTGGAGAGGCTTTGGTATAACCTAAGTCTTCAATTGCTCGAAGAATAGGGAGGGAAAGGCCAAGGGAGTCAAAGCTCATAGATGTTCTACTTTTTAGTGGAGGGTTACTAGAGCCTAGTCGAAGTGTTTCAATTAAGCGTGCTAGCGAATAAGGGGCGACATTTTGCTTCCTTTCACCGCAGACATCAATAAGAATGTGATCAGACAACCATAATGCTAAGCCTCGAATGCTACCTCTTATCTATCATCCTATCTATTCTGAGCTTCCTTTGCCCAAGGGACATCGTTATCCGATCATGAAATATCGCCTTCTATTTGAGGCAATAAAAAGTGATTTGGACTCGACAAAAGTAGAGTTTGTAGAGCCTGCAGCCCTAACCTTGGATGATATAAAGAAAAGCCACAGCAGTGACTATGTAGAGGCGTTGGCTAGCGGGCAACTACCTGCACCAAAGATGCGTCGTATTGGCTTTCCTTGGAGTGAGTCATTAATCGAGCGAACCCTTACTTCTACGGGTGGGACGGTAGAGACGGCATTGCAAGCAATAGACAAAGGCGTTGCCATACACCTTAGTGGTGGTTATCACCATGCTCATCATGATTTTGGTAGCGGCTTTTGTCTATTTAACGACCTTGCGATTGCTGCGCATAAGGCGCTAGAGCATGCTGATGTGGATAAGGTGCTGATCATTGATAGCGATGTGCATCAAGGCGATGGCACGGCCACCATTTGCTCTGGTAATCCCGATATCATTACTCTTTCTTTCCATTGCGATAAGAATTTTCCGGCGAGAAAACCCAGCTCTGATTTGGATATAGAGTTTGCCCGTGAGACTCAAGATGAAGAATTTATGCAATCCTTCACTTCTGTGGTTGAACTGGCTATCTCATTGCATCAGCCAGATATGATTATCTATGATGCGGGGGTCGATATCCATGTCGATGATGAGCTTGGTTATTTGAATATCTCGACGCAGGGGATCTATCAACGAGATTGTTTTATGTTCTCGTTAGCCAAGCGTAAACAGATCCCCATTGCTGCGGTTGTGGGAGGTGGGTACCGTTCTAATCACAGCGATTTGGTTCCCATCCATATGCAGCTGATACGTGCTGCTATCGATACTTGGGAATAGGTATTAGTAGATAGAGAAGAGCTACAAATGCCATGGAACCAAACAGATCCTCTGGTCTATGCATGCCAAGCCAGAGCCTGCTATAGGCAACTCCTAAAGCCCAAACAAGCAAAATTCCAGTTACCGCGTAACGTTTTTGGCTAAGCGCCAGTCCACCAAAGAAGACCAAGCAAGCGGCTACAAACACAGTGTGGCCGGATGGGAAGGAGTAGTCGGTTTCGTGTAACCAGTGTCCAATTCGATAGTGAGAGACGTACTCAGCCGCCGTTTGTACTAGCGTGTCTTGGGTAGACTCGGCATAGCTATAAAATTGCTGTGGTGTATCGATAAGCTTTAGTTGCACTAACGCTTCTGTGTATGGACGAGGGCTTTGAGTAAGGTGTTTCAGGCCAGTTTTACCGGCAAAGCAAAGGACCAACAATACACCAAAGCCAATACCTACCTTGATGAACTGTTTTTTGTCCGTTGAAGCGAGTAGCAATCCCAACATCAAAATAGCGAGTGTAATCAAAAAGCCCTGGCTGCCGGCGGAATAGGTAAGGTAGGTGAGTAGACTACCCGTGAAGTCCGAAGGCGTTGATAACAGGTCAAATGGACCTGAGATTAGTGAGATCAGGCTAATGCCCAGAGCCATGATGGCGAGAATGATAAAACCGTGGCGTTTGGTGTTGAGATAAGAGATAAGATTGGACACTAAGATTTCCGAGAAGGCAAAACCCACAGTCTAGCGAAAGCGAGAATGCAGGTCATGCCTCAATCTTATTTTTCCATTTATGCAGGGCTCAAGGTTAGGTTCTTCACCCAGATACGTTTTTGGAAACGCTTAAAGCACAGGCCAAACTTCACAATCTCTTCGGTCAGCATTAGCGCATACACATATTCAAACGGCAGATTGAAGATGTAAGCGCCGATCGCCAAACATGGAATACCCACCATCCACATGGCGATAAAGTCCATGCGCAGGCAGAAGCTGTTTTCACCGCCAGCACGAAGGATTCCCACGATGATCACCATGTTGAGCATTCGAATGCCAAGAAGCACGGTGAACACAGACATAGCTGGTGCTGCTAATTCATAAAGCTCAGGCGAGGTCAGATTGAGACCGCCAAGTATGCTTTCCTTGAATATATACACGGCT
Encoded proteins:
- a CDS encoding glycine zipper family protein, which encodes MQKIPYICALICVLVSGSLQAHGLVYDQGQYDANQFNEDMIYCEGLAHQLPQEEAPGLVEETAKRGARGAAAGAVAGSVSGNSGSDAAKTGAAVGMTLGVLGNRGNRKAAEASNQQAYTDLVRNCMSGRGYMALN
- a CDS encoding protein adenylyltransferase SelO, yielding MKPLHKLNYCHSYAELGPALSSFVNPTPITAPYLIHANSDLAMRLGVDLGEEEQLAQLLSGKRTLPQWKPLAMKYTGHQFGQYNPDLGDGRGLLLAEFVDDSTQKWDMHLKGSGQTPYSRMGDGRAVIRSSVREYLISAAMTGLGIETTQALALVGSQTPVRREELERAATLLRIAPTHIRFGHFEYLFYSGQQHLIQPLMDHVINWHFPKLKGRKDRFKLFLSEVVKRTAKMIAGWQAYGFYHGVMNTDNMSILGQTFDYGPYAFIEQYQPNFVGNHTDYEGRYAFNRQPGIAHWNLSALGYALSSVLEKDDIEVVLASYVDEVQAQYTGLMRERFGLISSKEGDSDELNHVLALMEKLKLDYNHSYRRLSELTYREWFTEPSFQNPEWQEWMKQYQHRLELDYPNERARITAMCAVNPKYILRTHLAQEVIDEVESGRFEIVDRWMKVLANPFVSHQVPSHWSKPARDGGVNICLSCSS
- the yejF gene encoding microcin C ABC transporter ATP-binding protein YejF, which codes for MTAPLIEIKNLSVAFGGKKNPRRVTHDVSLSVHKGETLALVGESGSGKSVTANSILRLLPKASAVYETGSIHFDGDELLTLSERRMRGVRGGRIGMIFQEPMVSLNPLHKIGRQLVETVEIHRGVRANKAKDLALTWLNKVGIRNPEQKINAYPHELSGGERQRVMIALALINEPELLIADEPTTALDVSVQAQILDLLKELQQELHMAMLFITHDLSIVRRIANRVAVMKEGKLVETGDCQEVFHSPKHPYTKMLIEADPSGSPVEVPESNPTLVHTQNLKVWFPIHGGIFKRVVDHVKAVTGVNFDLKRGHSLGLVGESGSGKSTTGMAVLKLVHSEGDIEFDGQGITDFDRKKMLPLRSRMQVVFQDPFSALNPRMSVAQIIGEGLRVHQELSEQEIDSQICQAMNEVELDPETRHRYPNEFSGGQRQRIAIARALILKPEFILLDEPTSSLDRTVQAQVLDLLKRLQQKYHLTYLFISHDLNVVRSLCHQTMVLKAGEVVEFGETEQLFTNPKQEYTKQLVTLSQV
- a CDS encoding ABC transporter permease, which codes for MTPMMQMRIQRFKANRRGFWSLWIFLVLFIISLFAELVANDKPLFVNFDGDWYFPVAKQYSEMEFGGEFAAEADYTDPYVQELIEEKGYMIWPVIRFSYDTINYNLPGPAPSAPDNTNWLGTDDRGRDVLGRIIYGFRISVLFGFVLTIISSIIGVIVGATQGYYGGKLDLIGQRFIEVWSGMPTLFLLIILSSFVEPNFWWLLGIMVLFSWMGLVGVVRAEFLRCRNFDYVKAAHALGVSDSRIIGRHMLPNAMVATLTMLPFILSGSVTTLTSLDFLGFGLPSGSPSLGELLAQGKANLQAPWLGFSAFVVLSVMLSLLVFIGEAVRDAFDPHAQG
- a CDS encoding microcin C ABC transporter permease YejB; translated protein: MSAYIIRRLLLVIPTLWAIITINFFVIQIAPGGPVEQAIAQMQGLDSGVMERFTGGGQEVELGGGDSEPSSTGYRGSRGMDPEVIEEIKKQFGFDKPMHVRYFEMLGNYITFNFGESLFKDGNVIDLIVERLPVSISLGLWSTLIIYLISIPLGIVKAIHHGSRFDIWSSALVIVGYAIPGFLFAIVLIILFASGNYFDWFPLRGLVSGNFDELTWYQKIGDYFWHLALPTCAMVIGGFATLTMLTKNSFLDEINKQYVVTARAKGLDDRSILYKHVFRNAMLIIIAGFPSAFISIFFTGSMLIEVMFSLEGIGLLGFESTIQRDYPVVFSSLYIMTLLGLILSIISDLTYSWIDPRIDFEAR
- a CDS encoding extracellular solute-binding protein, translating into MLKRTLLASAMIFSSWACAEVTEATYLVGFGEAKHPNGFEHLDYVNPNAPKGGSVTYGAIGTFDSFNRYGSRGKPGARTGEIYDTLMFSPSDEMNTSYALIAEKVRYPDDYSWMEVDINPKAKFSDGVAITAKDVEFTFQKFLDQGVPQYRTYFKDIKSVKALNDKTVRIDMAKPDKDVLFALVQGMAVLPEHFWKDKDLSQPLSQPPVGSGAYQISSFKAGQSITYTRNKDYWAENLPVNIGRNNFDTITYDYYRDDTVMLEAFKAGEYDLREEGTAKFWATAYTGTNFDKGYILKEEIPHEIPQSMQGFIFNTESEIFKDIRVREALTYALDFEWMNRNMFYQQYQRTSSYFQNTEYQAKGMPSEAELKILEPLKGQIPERAFGEAYQPPKSDGSGRIRSQMRTALGILKEAGWETQNGKLTKDGKPFEFELLVFSPTTERIAEPLKKNLSRMGIDMKIRTVDTTQYLKRWHERDYDMVFRSYSANAYPSPNLKIVWNSNYIDSTYNQAGVRDKAIDYLTEQIDEHQQDPELLKALGPAFDRVLTWNFFAIPAWHSSMFRVATWDKFARPETRPEFDLGVDTWWIDTEKAKKLPAKRR
- a CDS encoding nitrous oxide-stimulated promoter family protein; the protein is MSKILQGELLTEFKTVSAMIEIYCRHHHGMIKGLCPECCELKEYAETKLDRCVFGQEKPTCNTCPVHCYKPEPKEQMRAVMRFSGPRMLLKHPLLAIRHLRHEKRQVPELPKQNVSNRYLRRQKTTIN